Proteins encoded together in one Nitrospiraceae bacterium window:
- a CDS encoding DUF167 domain-containing protein, whose amino-acid sequence MSKQLIKIKVTANSKKNQIVENEELFKVYVTAPAVDGKANKAVIAILAEHFNKRKSRIKILRGEKAREKIIEIG is encoded by the coding sequence ATGAGCAAACAGCTAATAAAAATAAAAGTAACAGCTAATTCAAAAAAAAATCAGATTGTTGAAAATGAAGAGTTGTTTAAGGTCTATGTTACTGCGCCGGCAGTAGACGGCAAGGCAAATAAGGCAGTAATAGCGATTCTTGCAGAGCATTTTAATAAAAGAAAAAGCCGCATAAAAATTCTCAGGGGCGAAAAGGCAAGAGAAAAGATTATAGAGATTGGCTAG